One window of the Actinomyces procaprae genome contains the following:
- a CDS encoding MFS transporter, with the protein MRLTDDLKDLASVPAFRTLLGVRLVSQTGDGMVQAGLATLFFFQPQNMTTASGVAAALVVMLLPFSVVGPFTGPFIDRWRRRQTLLYGNLARAGVIALTTLALRATGIGPAVYVLVLVALGINRFLLSVLSAGLPQIIDHRRLLTANSIVPTLGGAATAIGAVIGFVLRLALPAGTAQDTASLLTAMVLYVLAAGVVTRLGANQLGPDKPADDGLGAALAATAGDLANAVRYLVRRGTPGLALTTMALHRFVYGMQVITMILTARNLLAAPGDADTGLAIFATLMGAMVAGHGLAVVLTPIAHERVAPSTWIVMCLLGGSVGQLILVGTHQQALMTAGIFIFGVGVQGAKIAVDTIVQGDTADAYRGRAFSIYDVLFNTAECVAAGVAVLVMPDVGWSRPVQVALVGFVWCVAVTYRACVRALHDRPREVVGLPGLG; encoded by the coding sequence ATGCGCCTGACCGACGACCTCAAGGACCTCGCCTCCGTCCCGGCCTTCCGGACCCTGCTGGGCGTCCGCCTGGTCTCCCAGACCGGCGACGGCATGGTGCAGGCGGGCCTGGCCACCCTGTTCTTCTTCCAGCCGCAGAACATGACCACCGCCTCCGGCGTGGCCGCGGCCCTGGTGGTCATGCTGCTGCCCTTCAGCGTCGTCGGCCCCTTCACCGGGCCGTTCATCGACCGCTGGCGGCGCCGACAGACCCTCCTGTACGGCAACCTGGCGCGCGCCGGCGTCATCGCGCTGACCACGCTCGCGCTGCGCGCCACCGGCATCGGCCCGGCCGTGTACGTGCTCGTCCTGGTGGCACTGGGCATCAACCGCTTCCTGCTGTCCGTGCTGTCCGCCGGGCTGCCCCAGATCATCGACCACCGACGCCTGCTGACCGCCAACTCGATCGTGCCCACCCTGGGCGGTGCCGCCACCGCGATCGGCGCCGTGATCGGCTTCGTGCTGCGCCTGGCACTACCGGCCGGGACCGCCCAGGACACCGCCAGCCTGCTGACCGCCATGGTGCTGTACGTGCTGGCCGCCGGGGTGGTCACCCGGCTCGGCGCCAACCAGCTCGGCCCGGACAAGCCGGCCGACGACGGCCTGGGCGCCGCGCTCGCGGCCACCGCCGGAGACCTGGCAAACGCGGTGCGCTACCTGGTGCGCCGGGGCACGCCCGGCCTGGCGCTGACCACCATGGCGCTGCACCGCTTCGTGTACGGCATGCAGGTGATCACCATGATCCTGACCGCCCGCAACCTGCTCGCCGCCCCCGGGGACGCCGACACGGGGCTCGCCATCTTCGCCACCCTGATGGGCGCCATGGTCGCCGGCCACGGCCTGGCGGTGGTGCTCACGCCGATCGCCCATGAGCGCGTGGCGCCGTCGACCTGGATCGTCATGTGCCTGCTCGGCGGATCGGTTGGGCAGTTGATCCTCGTGGGCACCCACCAGCAGGCGCTCATGACCGCGGGGATCTTCATCTTCGGTGTGGGTGTGCAGGGCGCCAAGATCGCCGTCGACACCATCGTCCAGGGCGACACCGCCGACGCCTACCGCGGCCGCGCCTTCTCCATCTACGACGTCCTTTTCAACACCGCCGAGTGCGTGGCGGCCGGCGTGGCCGTGCTGGTGATGCCCGACGTCGGCTGGTCGCGCCCGGTGCAGGTGGCGCTGGTGGGCTTCGTGTGGTGCGTGGCCGTCACCTACCGGGCGTGCGTGCGCGCCCTGCACGACCGCCCCCGGGAGGTCGTCGGCCTGCCCGGGCTGGGCTGA
- a CDS encoding MFS transporter: MAQQPASPAEEDTSAPSNLAPDTGLPLERSTMVRFGAGFLLISVLWAVGLSIIASVLLPQRLKDLGVANPDALLGTINAITAVVSLVSNLIFGNFSDRTRSRLGRRTPWVVWGGVIGGVTLFAVGIIGNTKLLTLDYCLCMVGLNMMLAPAVAVLSDRVPETIRGTMSTFWGVGAAMGYPLGAIIGASFITGGYAATSGFVVGGILMGISGIVAVALWPRERSAADLPPAGQSLADLARSFIPPTHGASDFYKAFFGRFTMLISYQMINAYQLYIIQDYLDLSAGQVASTVALTNTIILVVSLAGGFIGGPLSDLLHRRKVPVVMASLCFALGVAMPWIMPTTTGMYLFAAIAGFGYAVYGSVDQALNVDVLPNPETAGKDLGILNMSTTFGQMCGPIITSFVVTRTGSYSLVFPISITCAVIGCFSILAIRKVR; encoded by the coding sequence ATGGCACAGCAGCCCGCGTCCCCCGCCGAGGAAGACACCTCGGCGCCCTCCAACCTCGCCCCCGACACCGGCTTGCCGCTAGAGCGAAGCACCATGGTGCGCTTCGGCGCCGGCTTCCTCCTCATCTCCGTTCTTTGGGCAGTCGGCCTGAGCATCATCGCCTCGGTGCTCCTGCCTCAGCGCCTGAAGGACCTGGGAGTTGCCAACCCCGACGCACTTCTCGGCACCATCAACGCAATCACGGCCGTCGTCTCACTGGTTTCCAACCTGATCTTCGGAAACTTCTCCGACCGCACCCGGTCGCGCCTCGGCCGCCGCACCCCCTGGGTCGTCTGGGGAGGAGTCATCGGCGGGGTCACACTCTTCGCCGTCGGAATCATCGGCAACACCAAGCTGCTCACGCTCGACTACTGCCTGTGCATGGTCGGCCTGAACATGATGCTCGCCCCGGCGGTCGCCGTGCTGTCCGACCGCGTGCCGGAGACGATCCGCGGCACCATGTCCACCTTCTGGGGCGTGGGCGCAGCGATGGGCTATCCGCTCGGCGCCATCATCGGCGCCTCCTTCATCACCGGAGGCTATGCGGCGACCTCGGGCTTCGTAGTCGGCGGCATCCTCATGGGCATCTCCGGCATCGTCGCCGTCGCGCTGTGGCCCCGGGAACGCTCCGCCGCCGACCTGCCGCCGGCGGGCCAGTCCCTGGCCGACCTGGCCCGCTCCTTCATTCCGCCCACCCACGGCGCGAGCGACTTCTACAAGGCGTTCTTCGGTCGCTTCACGATGCTCATCTCCTACCAGATGATCAACGCCTACCAGCTCTACATCATCCAGGACTACCTGGACCTGTCCGCCGGCCAGGTCGCCTCTACCGTCGCACTCACCAACACGATCATCCTGGTGGTGAGCCTGGCGGGAGGCTTCATCGGCGGACCGCTCTCCGACCTGCTGCACCGCCGCAAGGTGCCGGTGGTGATGGCCTCCCTGTGCTTCGCCCTGGGAGTCGCCATGCCCTGGATCATGCCGACTACCACGGGTATGTACCTGTTCGCCGCCATCGCGGGCTTCGGCTACGCCGTATACGGCTCCGTGGACCAGGCCCTCAACGTGGACGTGCTGCCCAACCCGGAGACGGCCGGCAAGGACCTGGGCATCCTCAACATGTCCACCACCTTCGGCCAGATGTGCGGCCCGATCATCACCTCCTTCGTCGTCACCCGCACCGGTAGCTACTCACTCGTCTTCCCGATCTCAATCACCTGCGCCGTCATCGGCTGCTTCTCCATCCTGGCCATCCGTAAGGTGCGCTAA
- a CDS encoding TetR/AcrR family transcriptional regulator codes for MPSSSKRHRMTAAQRREQIVEVATELVAKHGFNGLSLQEVADAVGITQAGLLHYIGTKDGLLELLLNDRYDRQGTPQDFIDSGDPAATHPEGISLPAYFRYLVAFNEARPELMELYMTLGVEATDPRHPAYERFIDRPDQVWDYYSSFTWRLPPEVMSAGGWESMRPLVEMAIEAMDGAQLRFFRHPPISLTEEWARWEAVLFPSPVWDDYR; via the coding sequence ATGCCGTCGTCTTCCAAGCGCCACCGCATGACCGCCGCCCAGCGGCGCGAGCAGATCGTCGAAGTCGCCACCGAGCTGGTGGCCAAGCACGGATTCAACGGGCTGTCGCTGCAGGAGGTGGCGGACGCCGTCGGCATCACGCAGGCCGGGCTGCTGCACTACATCGGCACCAAGGACGGCCTGCTGGAGCTGCTACTGAACGACCGCTACGACCGCCAGGGCACCCCGCAGGACTTCATCGACTCCGGCGACCCGGCCGCCACCCACCCCGAGGGCATCAGCCTGCCGGCCTACTTCCGCTACCTGGTGGCCTTCAATGAGGCCCGCCCGGAACTGATGGAGCTGTACATGACGCTGGGCGTGGAGGCGACCGACCCGCGTCATCCCGCCTACGAACGCTTCATCGACCGCCCCGACCAGGTGTGGGACTACTACTCCTCCTTCACGTGGCGGCTGCCCCCCGAGGTCATGTCGGCGGGCGGCTGGGAGTCGATGCGGCCGCTGGTGGAGATGGCGATCGAGGCGATGGACGGCGCACAGCTCCGCTTCTTCCGCCACCCGCCCATCTCCCTGACCGAGGAGTGGGCGCGCTGGGAGGCGGTGCTGTTCCCCTCCCCGGTCTGGGACGACTACCGCTAG
- a CDS encoding glycoside hydrolase family 30 protein has protein sequence MTDTSPASTPAAKTAGFQFYATTEADPWFTPDTPVTIEPMQTFPGAFLRLDAPAQEIDGFGVCFNELGWVALSRLSEAERTEVLRQIFAPGVGTNLTVCRMPVGANDFATDWYSYDEVDGDFALEHFSVEHDDATLVPYIQAAKAQRPDLTLWASPWGPPSWFKRNKHYACAAPNPMSEQTNFDNGLSPDNQIEEGTDGLILSEEVLDAYARYFGKFIDAYAERGIDISMVMPQNEFNSAQIYPACTWTPEGLIAFLKHLIPQMERRGVKVFFGTMERPDDTMVEKVLADPEVGPHIAGVGFQWDGKRAVPFVHHNHPELKIYQSEQECGDGKNDWRYARYAWTMMRHYFNNGASVYDYWNLALDEGGVSRWGWSQNSLVTVDPETGRSRFTYEYYVLRHLSGFVQPGARFVPALSYTGYENLLAFHNPDGSVVVAAQNDMTTPQDFVVGVGSKNVSFTAPADSLVTVVVPAEHVEVAPKPLA, from the coding sequence ATGACCGACACCAGCCCAGCCAGCACGCCCGCAGCCAAAACCGCCGGCTTCCAGTTCTACGCCACCACCGAGGCCGACCCCTGGTTCACCCCGGACACCCCCGTCACCATCGAGCCCATGCAGACCTTCCCGGGCGCCTTCCTGCGCCTGGACGCACCCGCCCAGGAGATCGACGGCTTCGGCGTCTGCTTCAACGAGCTCGGCTGGGTGGCGCTGTCCCGCCTGTCAGAGGCCGAGCGCACCGAGGTGCTGCGGCAGATCTTCGCCCCCGGCGTCGGCACCAACCTCACCGTGTGCCGCATGCCGGTGGGCGCCAACGACTTCGCCACCGACTGGTACTCCTACGACGAGGTCGACGGCGACTTCGCCCTGGAGCACTTCAGCGTCGAGCACGACGACGCCACCCTGGTGCCCTACATTCAGGCCGCCAAGGCACAGAGGCCCGACCTGACCCTGTGGGCCTCCCCGTGGGGGCCGCCGTCGTGGTTCAAGCGCAACAAGCACTACGCCTGCGCCGCCCCCAACCCCATGAGCGAGCAGACCAACTTCGACAACGGCCTGTCCCCGGACAACCAGATCGAGGAGGGCACCGACGGGCTGATCCTGAGTGAGGAGGTGCTGGACGCCTACGCGCGCTACTTCGGCAAGTTCATCGACGCCTACGCCGAGCGCGGCATCGACATCTCCATGGTCATGCCGCAGAACGAGTTCAACTCCGCCCAGATCTACCCCGCCTGCACCTGGACGCCGGAGGGCCTGATCGCCTTCCTGAAGCACCTGATCCCGCAGATGGAGCGGCGCGGCGTGAAGGTCTTCTTCGGCACCATGGAGCGCCCGGACGACACGATGGTGGAGAAGGTGCTGGCCGACCCGGAGGTGGGTCCGCACATCGCCGGCGTCGGTTTCCAGTGGGACGGCAAGCGGGCCGTGCCCTTCGTCCACCACAACCACCCGGAGCTGAAGATCTACCAGTCCGAGCAGGAGTGCGGCGACGGCAAGAACGACTGGCGCTACGCCCGCTACGCCTGGACCATGATGCGCCACTACTTCAACAATGGCGCCAGCGTCTACGACTACTGGAACCTGGCCCTGGATGAGGGCGGGGTCTCCCGCTGGGGGTGGAGCCAGAACTCCCTGGTGACCGTGGACCCCGAAACCGGCAGGAGCCGCTTCACCTACGAGTACTACGTGCTGCGGCACCTGTCCGGCTTCGTGCAGCCGGGCGCCCGCTTCGTGCCGGCGCTGTCCTACACGGGGTATGAGAACCTGCTGGCCTTCCACAACCCGGACGGCTCGGTGGTGGTGGCCGCACAGAACGACATGACCACCCCGCAGGACTTCGTGGTGGGCGTGGGCAGCAAGAACGTGTCCTTCACCGCCCCCGCCGACTCCCTGGTGACCGTGGTGGTGCCGGCCGAGCACGTGGAGGTGGCCCCCAAGCCGCTGGCCTGA
- a CDS encoding beta-galactosidase, with the protein MTQHSGRLIFGAAYYDEYTPAAAGPDRLERDMQMMVDAGFTTIRIAEFTWGTWNPAPGVFDFTHIDRALDAAAAHGLDVIIGTPTAAIPTWLASRHPEVLGVTAAGPNKYGPRQNMNILAPAYRLYAEAAIRALARHTAPRAHVVGFQLDNETKYYDAANADIQRAFVDHLKARFGDGQEGLNALNSAFGLNYWSNRVGAWEDFPDVTGTINGSLAAAFDAFRRRLVTDFLAWQRAIVDEYRREDQFVTQNFDYEWRGYSFGIQPAVDHFQAADAVTLAGVDIYHPGEDHLTGKEIAFGGDISRSLKDGDPYLVIETQAQGQMGWLPYPGQLRLQAYSHLASGACGVMYWHWGSIHNSFETYWKGLLSQDYTPNPTYREACVVGRELKEHAASLTDLRKHNRIAIMISNEAYTALEWFSLAAGFPRQYAGGGANYNDVFRWVYDALFDLNLEADIVPADAPVERLGRYAVLIAPALYVTPQATTDALRAYVAGGGHLVTTFRTGVADENVQVFTDRQPHGLSALLGLGTDQFTRPDGVALRPVGALAAALDDDAAVDPGVAAELAASTFMELLTPIDAAAREGDAEVEVLATYDHHAWSGPAVATRAVGAGSITHLATMTAPALTRAVLRLVAERAGVTDWAQDLAGTVTVRRGTNGRGRQLSYFLNYSHDAVAIALPVSGDDVLGTAAAPGARLEAGTTVTLPAWGVLAVEA; encoded by the coding sequence ATGACGCAGCACTCGGGCCGGCTCATCTTCGGAGCCGCCTACTATGACGAGTACACCCCCGCCGCCGCGGGCCCCGACCGGCTTGAGCGCGACATGCAGATGATGGTGGACGCCGGCTTCACCACCATCCGCATCGCCGAGTTCACCTGGGGCACCTGGAACCCTGCCCCCGGCGTCTTCGACTTCACCCACATCGACCGCGCCCTCGACGCCGCCGCCGCGCACGGCCTGGACGTCATCATCGGCACCCCCACCGCCGCCATCCCCACCTGGCTGGCCTCCCGCCACCCCGAGGTCCTCGGCGTCACCGCCGCCGGCCCCAACAAGTACGGGCCGCGGCAGAACATGAACATCCTCGCTCCCGCCTACCGGCTCTATGCCGAGGCCGCCATCCGTGCCCTGGCCCGCCACACGGCGCCGCGTGCGCACGTCGTCGGCTTCCAGCTGGACAACGAGACCAAGTACTACGACGCCGCCAACGCCGATATCCAGCGCGCCTTCGTCGACCACCTCAAGGCCCGCTTCGGCGACGGCCAGGAGGGCCTAAACGCCCTGAACTCGGCCTTCGGCCTGAACTACTGGTCCAACCGGGTGGGCGCCTGGGAGGACTTCCCCGACGTCACCGGCACCATCAACGGCTCCCTGGCCGCCGCCTTCGACGCCTTCCGCCGCCGCCTGGTCACCGACTTCCTCGCCTGGCAGCGCGCCATCGTCGACGAGTACCGGCGCGAGGACCAGTTCGTCACCCAGAACTTCGACTACGAGTGGCGCGGCTACTCCTTCGGCATCCAGCCCGCCGTCGACCACTTCCAGGCCGCCGACGCCGTCACCCTGGCCGGCGTCGACATCTACCACCCCGGCGAGGACCACCTCACCGGCAAGGAGATCGCCTTCGGCGGCGACATCTCCCGCTCCCTGAAGGACGGCGACCCCTACCTCGTCATCGAGACGCAGGCGCAGGGGCAGATGGGCTGGCTTCCCTACCCCGGCCAGCTGCGCCTGCAGGCCTACTCCCACCTGGCCTCCGGCGCCTGCGGCGTCATGTACTGGCACTGGGGCTCCATCCACAACTCCTTCGAGACCTACTGGAAGGGCCTGCTCTCCCAGGACTACACGCCCAACCCCACCTACCGGGAGGCCTGCGTCGTCGGCCGAGAGCTGAAGGAGCACGCCGCCTCCCTGACCGACCTGCGCAAGCACAACCGGATCGCCATCATGATCTCCAACGAGGCCTACACGGCCCTGGAGTGGTTCAGCCTTGCGGCCGGCTTCCCGCGCCAGTACGCCGGCGGCGGCGCCAACTACAACGACGTCTTCCGCTGGGTCTACGACGCCCTGTTCGACCTCAACCTGGAGGCCGACATCGTTCCCGCCGACGCCCCCGTCGAGCGCCTGGGCCGCTACGCCGTGCTGATCGCCCCCGCCCTGTACGTCACCCCACAGGCCACCACCGACGCCCTGCGCGCCTACGTGGCCGGCGGCGGCCACCTGGTCACCACCTTCCGCACGGGCGTCGCCGACGAGAACGTGCAGGTCTTCACCGACCGCCAGCCCCACGGCCTGTCCGCCCTGCTCGGCCTGGGCACCGACCAGTTCACCCGCCCCGACGGCGTCGCCCTGCGCCCGGTGGGCGCGCTCGCCGCGGCCCTGGACGACGACGCCGCGGTCGACCCGGGGGTGGCGGCAGAGCTGGCCGCCTCCACCTTCATGGAGCTGCTCACCCCCATAGACGCCGCCGCCCGTGAGGGCGACGCCGAGGTGGAGGTGCTCGCCACCTACGACCACCACGCCTGGTCCGGACCGGCGGTGGCCACCCGCGCCGTCGGCGCCGGCTCGATCACCCACCTGGCCACCATGACCGCCCCGGCGCTGACCCGCGCCGTGCTGCGGCTGGTGGCCGAGCGGGCGGGCGTGACCGACTGGGCCCAGGACCTGGCCGGCACCGTCACCGTGCGCCGCGGCACCAACGGCCGCGGCCGCCAGCTGAGCTACTTCCTGAACTACTCCCACGACGCCGTCGCCATCGCCCTGCCGGTGAGCGGGGACGACGTGCTCGGCACCGCCGCCGCCCCGGGCGCCCGCCTGGAGGCCGGCACCACCGTCACCCTCCCCGCCTGGGGCGTCCTCGCCGTCGAGGCCTGA
- a CDS encoding phosphoglycerate dehydrogenase: MTKQFRIQTLNAISGAGLSRFPDDRYDVGGNVNDPHALLVRSAKLHDAPIPDSVMAIARAGAGTNNIPVDAMTKRGIPVFNTPGANANAVKELVLAGLFIASRNLIPAARFAHELAGDDAEIARAVEAGKKQFVGFELPGRTLGVIGLGAIGVQVANAALGLGLNVVGFDPGISVEHAWHLSAEVERAESMEEVFRRADILTVHVPLIESTRGLVSTQRIALMKETAVLLNFARAEIVDEAAVVAALDEGALGGYVCDFPSTAVHKHPKCISLPHLGASTKEAERNCAVMAVDELRGFLEDGQVHNSVNFPEAVLPREPGTRRLVIVNQNVPNMVGQVSTLVAERGQNIANLLNRSRGDLAVTLVDVEGELGEDVLDQLRAIDGVLSARAIAPAA; encoded by the coding sequence ATGACGAAGCAGTTCCGCATCCAGACCCTCAACGCCATCTCCGGCGCCGGCCTGTCCCGCTTCCCGGACGACCGCTACGACGTCGGCGGCAACGTCAACGACCCCCACGCGCTGCTGGTGCGCTCGGCCAAGCTGCACGACGCCCCGATCCCCGACTCGGTGATGGCGATCGCCCGCGCCGGCGCCGGCACCAACAACATCCCGGTCGACGCCATGACCAAGCGCGGCATCCCGGTGTTCAACACCCCCGGCGCCAACGCCAACGCCGTCAAGGAGCTGGTGCTGGCGGGCCTGTTCATCGCCTCCCGCAACCTCATCCCCGCCGCCCGCTTCGCCCACGAGCTCGCCGGCGACGACGCCGAGATCGCCCGCGCCGTCGAGGCCGGCAAGAAGCAGTTCGTCGGCTTCGAGCTGCCCGGCCGCACCCTGGGCGTGATCGGCCTGGGCGCGATCGGCGTGCAGGTGGCCAACGCCGCGCTCGGGCTGGGCCTGAACGTGGTGGGCTTCGACCCCGGCATCAGCGTGGAGCACGCCTGGCACCTGAGTGCCGAGGTGGAGCGCGCCGAATCCATGGAGGAGGTGTTCCGCCGCGCCGACATCCTCACCGTGCACGTGCCGCTGATCGAGTCCACCCGCGGCCTGGTCTCCACCCAGCGCATCGCGTTGATGAAGGAGACGGCGGTGCTGCTGAACTTCGCGCGCGCCGAGATCGTGGACGAGGCCGCCGTCGTCGCCGCCCTGGACGAGGGCGCCCTGGGCGGCTACGTGTGCGACTTCCCCTCCACCGCCGTGCACAAGCACCCCAAGTGCATCTCCCTGCCGCACCTGGGCGCCTCCACCAAGGAGGCCGAGCGCAACTGCGCAGTCATGGCCGTGGACGAGCTGCGCGGCTTCCTGGAGGACGGGCAGGTCCACAACTCCGTCAACTTCCCGGAGGCGGTGCTGCCGCGCGAGCCCGGCACCCGCCGCCTGGTGATCGTCAACCAGAACGTGCCCAACATGGTCGGCCAGGTCTCCACCCTGGTGGCCGAGCGGGGCCAGAACATCGCCAACCTGCTCAACCGCTCCCGCGGCGACCTCGCCGTCACGCTGGTCGACGTCGAGGGCGAGCTCGGCGAGGACGTGCTCGACCAGCTGCGCGCCATAGACGGCGTGCTGTCCGCGCGCGCCATCGCGCCCGCCGCCTGA
- the serC gene encoding 3-phosphoserine/phosphohydroxythreonine transaminase: MRVYNFSAGPAQLPLPVLEQAAAELTDWQGSGMSVLEVSHRGKDFVACAADAEAAFRRVAGVPDGYRVLFLAGGATGQFSAIPMNLAARGATAAYLNTGQWSKKAIKEAGRQGVDVRVVADESASAYTTTPEPGSFTVPADAAYLHYTPNETIGGVEFPYIPDVGDVPLVADFSSTYLSRPIDVERFGVIYGGAQKNLGPAGLAIVVVREDLLDRAREDVPAIWDWKVMAEADSMLNTPPTFSIYLLGLILHWIESTGGLEAMGERNRAKAERLYAAIDASDFYTNPVQARSRSWMNIPFTLADPALDADFLAGADAAGLTNLKGHRSVGGMRASIYNAMPADGVTALIDYMTEFERTRA, from the coding sequence ATGCGCGTGTACAACTTCTCCGCAGGCCCCGCACAACTGCCCCTGCCCGTGCTCGAGCAGGCCGCCGCCGAGCTCACCGACTGGCAGGGTTCCGGCATGAGCGTGCTGGAGGTCTCCCACCGCGGGAAGGACTTCGTCGCCTGCGCCGCCGACGCCGAGGCCGCCTTCCGCCGCGTCGCCGGCGTCCCGGACGGCTACCGCGTCCTCTTCCTCGCCGGCGGCGCCACCGGCCAGTTCTCCGCCATCCCCATGAACCTGGCCGCCCGCGGCGCCACCGCCGCCTACCTCAACACCGGCCAGTGGTCCAAGAAGGCCATCAAGGAGGCCGGCCGTCAGGGCGTGGACGTGCGCGTCGTCGCCGACGAGTCCGCCTCCGCCTACACCACCACCCCCGAGCCCGGCTCCTTCACCGTCCCCGCCGATGCCGCCTACCTGCACTACACGCCCAACGAGACCATCGGCGGCGTCGAGTTCCCGTACATCCCCGACGTCGGCGACGTCCCGCTCGTGGCCGACTTCTCCTCCACCTACCTCTCCCGCCCGATCGACGTCGAGCGCTTCGGCGTCATCTACGGCGGCGCCCAGAAGAACCTCGGACCCGCCGGCCTGGCGATCGTCGTCGTGCGCGAGGACCTGCTGGATCGCGCCCGCGAGGACGTGCCCGCCATCTGGGACTGGAAGGTCATGGCCGAGGCCGACTCCATGCTCAACACCCCGCCCACCTTCTCCATCTACCTGCTCGGGCTGATCCTGCACTGGATCGAGTCCACCGGCGGCCTGGAGGCCATGGGCGAACGCAACCGCGCCAAGGCGGAGCGCCTGTACGCCGCCATCGACGCCTCGGACTTCTACACCAACCCCGTTCAGGCGCGCTCCCGCTCCTGGATGAACATCCCCTTCACCCTGGCCGACCCCGCCCTCGACGCCGACTTCCTCGCCGGCGCCGACGCCGCCGGCCTGACCAACCTCAAGGGTCACCGCAGCGTCGGCGGCATGCGCGCCTCCATCTACAACGCCATGCCCGCCGACGGCGTCACCGCCCTGATCGACTACATGACCGAGTTCGAGCGCACCCGCGCCTGA
- a CDS encoding ribbon-helix-helix domain-containing protein — MSRTLTITVPDSLAAELDQRVASGAYASRSTAVVDGLRELFSREEALDSWLRDEVGPAYDELREDPTRALSPEAVRAHIVGIHAQSASGA; from the coding sequence GTGAGCAGGACGCTGACCATCACCGTGCCGGACAGTCTGGCCGCTGAGCTGGATCAGCGTGTGGCATCAGGCGCGTACGCCAGCCGGAGTACAGCCGTCGTAGACGGGCTCCGCGAGTTGTTCAGTCGCGAAGAAGCTCTCGATTCATGGCTGCGCGACGAAGTGGGCCCGGCCTATGACGAGCTACGCGAGGATCCCACCCGCGCCTTGTCTCCCGAAGCAGTGCGCGCACACATCGTCGGCATCCATGCCCAATCAGCGTCCGGAGCCTGA
- a CDS encoding type II toxin-antitoxin system RelE/ParE family toxin: MPNQRPEPEAPSRHVVYSQRAQGHLADLYRWIADESGFPNRALLYVSALMDRCEALGDFPMVGHARDDIRPGLRTVGFRRRAVIAFAVTDEAVEILGVYYGGRDHETLLRTDKH, translated from the coding sequence ATGCCCAATCAGCGTCCGGAGCCTGAAGCGCCGTCGCGCCACGTCGTCTACTCCCAGCGGGCGCAAGGCCACCTGGCTGATCTGTATCGTTGGATCGCGGACGAGTCAGGATTCCCCAACCGGGCACTGTTGTATGTATCAGCACTTATGGACCGATGCGAGGCTTTGGGCGACTTCCCGATGGTGGGGCACGCTCGCGATGACATTAGGCCTGGCTTACGTACCGTCGGCTTTCGACGCCGAGCCGTCATCGCCTTCGCCGTGACCGATGAGGCTGTTGAGATCCTCGGTGTCTACTACGGTGGCCGTGATCACGAAACACTTCTGCGCACCGATAAGCATTAA